From a region of the Campylobacter showae genome:
- a CDS encoding aspartate/glutamate racemase family protein produces MKKIGLIGGMSFESTITYYEQINRKINERLGGLSSAEILLSSVNFEEIEVCQRENRWEDAGEILARHARILQGGGADFIFICTNTMHRCFDTVQSAVSVPVAHIADATLKALKNAGVAKVGLLGTVYTMTQDFYKNRLIEGGAEVLLPSAGDMAEVNRVIFEELCYGKIAPSSKANFLRIIEDFRSRGAQGAILGCTEIGMLVSQADTDVRLFDTTQIHIDAAVEAALS; encoded by the coding sequence ATGAAAAAAATCGGCCTAATCGGCGGGATGAGTTTTGAGTCTACGATAACGTATTACGAGCAAATAAATCGCAAAATAAACGAGCGTCTAGGCGGGCTAAGCAGCGCGGAGATACTGCTAAGCAGCGTAAATTTCGAGGAGATCGAGGTCTGCCAGCGCGAAAACAGATGGGAGGACGCGGGCGAAATTTTGGCGCGTCACGCGAGGATTTTGCAAGGCGGTGGAGCTGATTTTATCTTCATCTGCACAAACACGATGCACAGGTGTTTTGATACCGTACAAAGCGCCGTTAGTGTACCTGTGGCGCATATCGCGGACGCCACGTTAAAAGCGCTAAAAAACGCAGGCGTCGCCAAGGTAGGGTTGCTTGGCACCGTTTATACGATGACGCAGGATTTTTATAAAAATCGGTTGATAGAGGGCGGCGCGGAGGTGCTTTTGCCAAGCGCGGGCGATATGGCGGAAGTAAATCGCGTCATCTTTGAGGAGCTTTGCTACGGCAAAATCGCGCCTAGCTCAAAGGCGAATTTCTTGCGCATCATCGAGGATTTTAGGTCGCGCGGCGCGCAAGGAGCGATACTTGGCTGCACCGAGATAGGCATGCTGGTATCGCAGGCGGATACGGATGTGCGGCTTTTTGATACGACGCAGATACACATAGATGCGGCAGTTGAGGCGGCGCTGTCGTAG
- a CDS encoding UDP-N-acetylmuramate--alanine ligase — MKFGFLSGIGEITPSIFSGLDAVNKARIFINLYNCCAGRELKIPLIYAYSGLNLEEIFLKRIEDLCEFKNPSRSKISSFCIASNAVICAYKTGKFDAVPPLAVSPKHPAAKLILMLKSQNGICFDADIMFSQFVYDKIRAKHFDKNVYFQDGIIFAEQDGRKLFGVMPCFKEITKERFHLANCEIARGFEALSGGEFDRMFIVAPRNANFSRYIEVKRECGCGGSLRLVPYTISHHIF; from the coding sequence ATGAAATTCGGCTTTTTATCAGGTATTGGAGAAATAACTCCAAGTATTTTTTCAGGGCTTGATGCGGTAAATAAAGCCCGAATTTTTATAAATTTATACAACTGTTGCGCAGGTCGCGAGCTAAAAATTCCTCTTATTTATGCGTATTCGGGCTTAAATTTAGAGGAAATTTTTCTAAAGCGCATAGAGGATCTATGCGAGTTTAAAAATCCTAGCCGAAGTAAAATTTCAAGCTTTTGTATCGCCTCAAACGCCGTCATCTGCGCCTATAAAACGGGCAAATTTGACGCCGTCCCGCCGCTAGCCGTCTCTCCCAAGCACCCGGCCGCCAAGCTAATCCTTATGCTAAAATCCCAAAACGGAATATGTTTTGACGCGGACATAATGTTTTCTCAGTTTGTTTATGATAAAATACGCGCCAAACATTTTGATAAAAACGTTTATTTTCAAGACGGGATTATCTTTGCGGAGCAGGATGGGCGCAAGCTTTTTGGCGTTATGCCGTGCTTTAAGGAGATAACAAAAGAGCGGTTTCATCTGGCTAACTGCGAGATCGCCAGGGGCTTTGAGGCGCTTAGCGGCGGAGAGTTTGACAGGATGTTTATCGTAGCTCCGAGAAATGCGAATTTCTCGCGCTACATCGAGGTTAAACGGGAGTGCGGATGCGGCGGATCGCTGCGACTGGTGCCCTACACGATAAGTCATCATATTTTTTAA
- the luxS gene encoding S-ribosylhomocysteine lyase, producing the protein MPLLDSFCVDHVRMNAPGVRLAKTMKTPKGDDISVFDLRFCKPNEEILPEKGIHTLEHLFAGFMRDHLNGKGVEIIDISPMGCRTGFYMSVIGVPSEEAVKAAWTASMKDILGVKNQEDIPELNKYQCGTYKMHSLDEAHAIASKILERGLITINNEEIALDVAAMGLKKH; encoded by the coding sequence ATGCCTCTACTAGATAGTTTTTGCGTCGATCACGTGAGGATGAACGCACCCGGAGTGCGCCTGGCAAAGACGATGAAAACGCCAAAGGGCGACGATATAAGCGTGTTTGATTTGCGTTTTTGCAAGCCGAACGAAGAAATCTTGCCCGAAAAAGGCATCCACACGCTAGAGCATCTGTTTGCAGGCTTTATGCGAGATCATTTAAACGGCAAGGGCGTTGAAATCATCGACATCTCGCCGATGGGCTGCAGGACGGGCTTTTATATGAGCGTTATCGGCGTGCCGAGCGAGGAGGCGGTCAAGGCCGCGTGGACGGCGTCGATGAAGGATATCCTAGGCGTCAAAAATCAAGAAGATATCCCCGAGCTTAACAAATATCAGTGCGGCACGTATAAAATGCATTCGCTTGACGAAGCGCACGCAATCGCAAGCAAAATTTTAGAGCGCGGACTAATCACGATAAATAACGAAGAGATCGCGCTAGACGTCGCTGCGATGGGGCTTAAAAAGCACTGA
- a CDS encoding class I SAM-dependent methyltransferase, with the protein MAYQESRWQNFYEKAWATRAQFMDGCLKNGLNSYQAVKMLEKKERLNVLSIDNATSKVEWKKLQLPDTNVLRFARIPIVRLTTRQGAELIVPFHSSFNFFDMLIDIIDETGPYDSIVELGCGYGRNLIEIFYRGGPTNVRYFGGEFTQSGVEIASKLAAATPKMNAKFFHFNHLEPSLEGLDLGKKAFVFTCHSIEQVKEIPPQWFDVVANAADFVRCAHLEPFGFQVEGANDAVSTRQREFFKAQGWNVNFAETFFNAARRNVIAIDDAIADIGLSQDPMNPGSIAFWHTNK; encoded by the coding sequence ATGGCGTATCAAGAATCTCGTTGGCAAAATTTTTACGAAAAAGCATGGGCGACAAGGGCTCAGTTTATGGATGGGTGCCTAAAAAATGGACTTAATAGCTATCAAGCCGTAAAAATGCTAGAGAAAAAAGAGCGTTTAAATGTATTAAGTATAGATAATGCCACTAGTAAAGTTGAGTGGAAGAAATTGCAACTTCCAGATACAAACGTTTTAAGGTTTGCCCGAATTCCTATCGTCCGACTCACCACTAGACAAGGCGCTGAGCTAATCGTACCTTTTCACTCGTCGTTTAACTTCTTTGACATGCTGATAGATATCATCGACGAGACGGGGCCTTACGACAGTATCGTGGAGCTTGGCTGCGGATACGGTCGAAATTTGATTGAAATTTTTTATAGGGGCGGACCGACGAACGTGCGGTATTTCGGTGGAGAATTTACGCAAAGTGGCGTGGAAATCGCTAGCAAACTAGCAGCTGCGACGCCTAAAATGAATGCTAAATTTTTCCACTTTAATCACCTTGAGCCTAGCTTAGAGGGGCTAGATTTGGGTAAAAAGGCCTTTGTTTTTACATGCCACTCTATCGAGCAGGTTAAAGAGATCCCGCCGCAATGGTTTGACGTAGTGGCAAATGCCGCCGACTTCGTGCGCTGCGCTCATCTAGAGCCGTTTGGATTCCAGGTAGAAGGAGCAAACGACGCTGTTAGCACGAGACAAAGAGAATTTTTTAAAGCTCAAGGCTGGAATGTAAATTTCGCCGAGACTTTTTTTAACGCCGCCAGACGAAACGTTATCGCTATAGACGATGCGATCGCCGATATCGGACTTTCTCAAGATCCTATGAATCCGGGCTCAATAGCTTTTTGGCATACGAATAAATAG
- a CDS encoding endo alpha-1,4 polygalactosaminidase has product MGAESLFYGYPGDDEPTPAGASEYMLKLCCLYAQNGVRVLVTDYCSAVSKINTSYRRNQENGFLSFAADKRNLTAIPKYPNEPYNVNSNDIKTVWDAENFLYLINSKKFSTKRQFIDALKNTDYDMIIMDLFHFEKAYTASEIRELKTKRNGGKRLVICYMSIGEAEDYRYYWNGAWKTDKPAWLAEENPHWKGNYVIKYWDVDWQKIITGNDGSYQKKILDAGFDGVYLDIIDAFEYFEKESARR; this is encoded by the coding sequence GTGGGCGCCGAGTCGCTGTTTTACGGCTACCCGGGTGACGACGAGCCCACCCCCGCCGGTGCAAGCGAATACATGCTTAAGCTCTGCTGCCTCTACGCGCAAAACGGCGTGCGGGTGCTAGTTACGGACTATTGTTCCGCTGTGAGTAAGATCAATACCTCGTACCGGCGCAATCAAGAAAACGGTTTTCTTTCTTTTGCGGCCGATAAACGCAACCTGACCGCCATTCCGAAGTATCCAAATGAACCGTATAACGTAAATTCGAACGATATAAAAACGGTTTGGGATGCCGAAAACTTTTTGTATCTAATCAATAGCAAAAAATTTTCTACAAAACGGCAGTTTATCGATGCGCTCAAAAATACGGATTACGATATGATAATAATGGATCTGTTTCACTTCGAAAAAGCCTACACCGCGTCCGAAATACGGGAGCTCAAAACAAAACGCAACGGCGGAAAGCGGCTTGTGATCTGCTATATGAGCATAGGGGAGGCGGAGGATTACCGGTATTATTGGAATGGTGCCTGGAAAACGGACAAGCCCGCCTGGCTAGCGGAGGAAAACCCGCACTGGAAAGGAAATTATGTCATCAAATATTGGGATGTGGATTGGCAAAAAATAATTACGGGAAACGACGGCTCGTATCAAAAAAAGATTCTTGACGCGGGTTTTGACGGCGTTTATCTTGACATAATCGATGCGTTTGAGTACTTTGAAAAAGAAAGCGCACGCAGATAA
- a CDS encoding toxin-antitoxin system YwqK family antitoxin, giving the protein MKILKFLFLLLLLAIGAQALEPKIVMKPEASLKNGLYYVKGKLYDGTLKMLRYSVEDLYDVNAMGMVYPRLKPLPPTLIREIDVQGGTAVRYRDYFDGRDKPSNEYPLKNGVREGTAKHYHADSGALMGESEYKNDARDGRYRRYYFDEGGALKQEGFFKADKREGVFTDYYVSGEVSARSPYAGGMRNGEDIDYYKSGKIRGVRTYKNDKREGAETWYYESGTVEETGEYKNDRKNGVWKRFYENGKTRVLENYKDGEKDGIAREYYPSGKLRGKYEYKDGRQTGAGLDYYESGAPAAKVMFKNGRYHGLYEEYHENGKLKAKVTFEDGLEVGEARHYYANGKLEAEGEFERGRLIRAKKYDEAGKLISDKQGKNGLPRE; this is encoded by the coding sequence ATGAAAATCCTAAAATTTCTATTTTTACTTCTGCTTCTAGCGATCGGCGCGCAGGCGCTGGAGCCAAAAATCGTAATGAAGCCCGAAGCGAGCCTCAAAAACGGGCTTTACTACGTAAAAGGTAAGCTCTACGACGGCACGCTAAAGATGCTGCGCTACAGCGTCGAGGACCTATATGACGTAAATGCGATGGGCATGGTCTATCCGAGGCTAAAACCCCTGCCGCCCACGCTCATACGCGAGATAGACGTGCAGGGCGGCACGGCGGTGCGTTATCGAGACTATTTTGACGGCAGAGACAAACCCTCAAACGAATACCCCCTAAAAAACGGCGTCCGCGAGGGCACGGCGAAGCACTACCATGCAGATAGCGGCGCTCTGATGGGCGAGAGCGAATACAAAAATGACGCTCGCGACGGGCGCTACCGCCGCTACTACTTTGACGAGGGCGGCGCGTTAAAGCAGGAGGGCTTTTTCAAGGCGGACAAGCGAGAGGGCGTATTTACCGACTATTACGTTAGCGGCGAGGTTAGCGCACGCAGCCCGTACGCGGGCGGGATGCGAAACGGCGAGGACATAGACTACTACAAAAGCGGTAAAATCCGCGGCGTGCGAACCTACAAAAATGACAAGCGAGAAGGCGCGGAGACGTGGTACTACGAAAGCGGCACCGTGGAGGAGACGGGCGAATACAAAAACGACCGCAAAAACGGTGTTTGGAAGCGATTTTACGAAAACGGTAAAACGCGAGTGCTAGAAAATTACAAAGACGGCGAGAAGGATGGTATCGCGCGCGAATACTACCCAAGCGGCAAGCTACGAGGCAAATACGAGTACAAAGACGGCCGCCAAACGGGCGCGGGGCTGGACTACTACGAGAGCGGGGCGCCGGCGGCGAAAGTAATGTTTAAAAACGGGCGCTATCACGGGCTGTACGAGGAGTATCACGAAAACGGCAAGCTAAAAGCCAAAGTGACGTTTGAGGACGGGCTGGAGGTCGGCGAGGCGCGCCACTACTACGCAAACGGCAAACTCGAAGCCGAGGGGGAGTTTGAGCGCGGCAGGCTCATTCGCGCTAAAAAATACGACGAAGCGGGTAAGCTAATCAGCGATAAGCAGGGTAAAAACGGACTTCCGCGGGAGTAA
- a CDS encoding DUF2325 domain-containing protein — protein sequence MSVLVIGADEITPIKAVLKDLGAEAIEHWDARNENRVNRKPIPQDTECVVMLTSFLNHNTMKTIKNQAKKRNIPIVCAKRSVSCVFSEYCKVFGLDKEFGCCKVKD from the coding sequence ATGTCAGTTTTAGTTATCGGAGCCGACGAGATAACGCCTATAAAAGCAGTCCTAAAAGACCTTGGCGCGGAAGCGATCGAGCACTGGGACGCGCGTAACGAAAACCGCGTAAATCGCAAACCGATCCCGCAAGATACCGAGTGCGTCGTGATGCTAACCAGTTTTTTAAACCACAACACGATGAAAACGATAAAAAACCAAGCCAAAAAGCGCAATATCCCGATCGTTTGCGCCAAAAGAAGCGTCAGCTGCGTGTTTAGCGAGTATTGCAAAGTCTTTGGGCTAGATAAGGAATTTGGATGCTGCAAGGTAAAAGACTAA
- the fldA gene encoding flavodoxin FldA, whose product MIGIIFGSSMGNTEEAASFLAENLGLENELLNVANCDAAKLNGFDKLILGVSTWGTGDLQDDWDAFDFGGLKLSGKTVAIFGTGDAESYADSFCGAMGKLYDEVVKAGANVVGAVSVDGYKFDESEAVRGGKFVGLPLDADNESEKTEPRISAWIEQIKPHFA is encoded by the coding sequence ATGATAGGTATCATTTTTGGAAGCAGTATGGGAAATACTGAGGAGGCGGCGAGCTTTTTAGCCGAGAATTTGGGGCTAGAAAACGAGCTTTTAAACGTAGCAAACTGCGACGCGGCTAAGCTAAACGGCTTTGACAAGCTGATTTTGGGCGTTTCTACCTGGGGTACGGGCGACCTTCAAGACGACTGGGACGCATTTGATTTTGGTGGGCTAAAGCTTAGCGGCAAGACGGTTGCGATATTTGGGACGGGCGATGCCGAGAGCTATGCGGATAGCTTTTGCGGCGCGATGGGCAAGCTTTACGATGAGGTCGTAAAAGCAGGCGCAAACGTAGTGGGCGCAGTGTCCGTGGACGGATATAAATTTGACGAATCAGAAGCCGTAAGAGGCGGTAAATTCGTCGGTCTGCCTCTTGATGCGGACAACGAAAGCGAAAAAACCGAGCCTAGAATCAGCGCTTGGATAGAGCAGATCAAACCTCATTTTGCTTAA
- a CDS encoding DNA-deoxyinosine glycosylase produces the protein MSQTHPFKPIFDENSKILILGSFPSVVSRKFGFYYANPQNRFWRVLAGILNAPLPESIDEKIKFLLAHRIAIYDAAISCEIKGSSDAKMTAVEPANLEPIFSGARVVQVFANGGKAHEICEKYLKNQILNATGKEPIKLPSTSPANANFSLERLVQEWTAVAEALKDG, from the coding sequence ATGAGCCAAACCCATCCTTTTAAACCGATTTTTGATGAAAATTCTAAAATTTTAATCCTCGGCTCGTTTCCTTCCGTCGTTTCTCGTAAATTTGGCTTTTACTATGCAAATCCGCAAAATCGCTTCTGGCGAGTATTGGCCGGGATTTTAAACGCACCGCTACCTGAAAGTATAGACGAAAAGATAAAATTCCTGCTCGCTCACCGCATCGCTATCTACGACGCTGCGATATCCTGCGAGATAAAGGGCTCGAGCGACGCCAAAATGACCGCTGTCGAGCCCGCAAATTTAGAGCCGATCTTTAGCGGAGCGCGCGTCGTGCAGGTATTTGCAAACGGCGGCAAGGCACACGAAATTTGTGAAAAATACTTAAAAAATCAAATTTTAAACGCAACCGGCAAAGAGCCAATCAAACTACCCTCGACTAGCCCGGCAAATGCAAATTTTAGCCTTGAAAGGCTCGTGCAAGAGTGGACGGCGGTAGCTGAGGCGCTAAAAGACGGTTAA
- the nifJ gene encoding pyruvate:ferredoxin (flavodoxin) oxidoreductase — MAKIMKTMDGNEAAAHAAYAFTEVAGIYPITPSSPMADYTDMWAAQGKKNLFGMPVKVVEMQSEGGAAGTVHGSLQVGALTTTYTASQGLLLKIPNMYKIAGQLLPGVIHVSARSIAAQALSIFGDHQDIYACRQTGFAMLASGSVQEVMDIAGVAHLAAIKGRVPFLHFFDGFRTSHEIQKVEVLDYAHFDRLLDREALQKFRDEALSPENPKTRGTAQNDDIYFQTRELANRYYDAVPDIVAEYLKEISNITGRDYRPFNYYGDPHATRIVVAMGSVTQTLEEVVDHLRANGEKVGVLKVHLYRPFSLKYLFDVMPETVEKIAVLDRTKEPGSLGEPLYLDVKAAFYGRKNQPVIVGGRYGLSSKDVDPAQMLAVFENLNLNEPKNGFTVGIEDDVTFTSLKVGEKISLSDASVKECLFYGLGADGTVGANKNSIKIIGDKTELYAQAYFAYDSKKSGGYTRSHLRFGKNPIRSTYLVSNPHFVACSVAAYLEIYDVIDGIREGGTFLLNSIWDAEQTVAKLPNKVKKILASKKVNFYIINATKLAREIGLKNRTNTIMQSAFFKLADIIPFADAQKYMKEYAHKAYAKKGEAIVEMNYKAIDMGADGLVKVAVDPSWANLTDDAANEEKYVGDEFIEKIVKPINAARGDSLPVSAFVGYEDGHFKSGTTAYEKRGIGVMVPKWIEENCIQCNQCAFVCPHAVIRPFLIDENELAAAPQTVQDHVLDAKGKEVKGLKYKIQVSPLDCTGCELCAQNCPSKEKSLVMVPLAEEMEKNEQENADYLFKKVTYKDDLMSKESVKGVGFAQPLFEFHGACPGCGETPYIGLVTRLFGDRMIVANATGCSSIYGGSAPSTPYTTNKEGKGVAWANSLFEDNAEFGMGMNVAVETLRHRIEDVMLRTKDAAPNALAALYSDWIAHKNDGEKTTQIAKILTPILEQNLSVPGVKEILELKRYLVKKSQWIIGGDGWAYDIGFGGLDHVLASGENVNVLVLDTEVYSNTGGQSSKSSREGSIAQFTASGKPMQKKDLGYIAMTYGNIFVAQINSNASQANTIKAIAAAEAYDGPSLVIAYSPCIAHGIKGGMALSGDQGELATKCGYWPTYVYDPRLIKEGKNPLKMTSKEPDWSLYEEFLLNEVRYNSLKKTNPQHADELLAKNKADAQRRYRQLKRLSLADFSDEVESSSEAQANENAE, encoded by the coding sequence ATGGCTAAAATAATGAAAACTATGGACGGAAATGAGGCTGCGGCGCACGCGGCTTACGCATTTACGGAGGTTGCGGGCATCTACCCGATCACCCCTAGCTCGCCGATGGCCGATTATACCGATATGTGGGCGGCTCAGGGCAAGAAAAATCTATTCGGTATGCCCGTTAAAGTCGTCGAAATGCAAAGCGAGGGCGGGGCTGCGGGCACCGTGCACGGCTCGCTGCAAGTAGGCGCTCTGACTACCACATACACGGCTTCGCAAGGCCTTTTGCTAAAAATCCCGAATATGTACAAAATCGCAGGCCAGCTACTACCCGGCGTTATCCACGTGAGCGCGCGCTCTATCGCGGCTCAAGCGCTTTCTATCTTTGGCGATCATCAGGATATTTATGCCTGTCGCCAAACGGGATTTGCTATGCTGGCAAGTGGCTCCGTACAAGAGGTCATGGATATCGCGGGCGTCGCGCATCTAGCGGCGATCAAGGGTCGCGTGCCGTTTTTGCACTTTTTCGACGGATTTCGCACGAGCCACGAGATACAAAAGGTCGAGGTGCTTGACTACGCGCACTTTGATAGGCTTCTTGACCGCGAGGCTCTGCAAAAATTTAGAGACGAGGCGCTAAGCCCCGAAAACCCGAAAACTCGCGGCACGGCTCAAAACGACGACATCTACTTCCAGACGCGCGAGCTAGCTAACCGCTACTACGACGCGGTGCCTGACATCGTGGCCGAGTATCTAAAAGAAATTTCAAATATCACGGGACGCGACTATCGTCCGTTTAATTATTACGGCGATCCGCACGCTACGCGCATCGTGGTCGCGATGGGCTCTGTCACGCAAACTCTCGAAGAAGTGGTCGATCACCTACGCGCAAATGGCGAAAAAGTGGGTGTGCTAAAGGTGCATCTATATCGTCCGTTTAGCCTAAAATACCTGTTTGACGTGATGCCTGAGACGGTAGAAAAGATCGCCGTGCTAGACCGCACGAAAGAGCCGGGAAGCCTCGGCGAGCCGCTATATCTGGACGTCAAGGCGGCATTTTACGGACGTAAAAATCAGCCCGTGATCGTAGGTGGCCGCTACGGCCTAAGCTCAAAAGACGTCGATCCTGCTCAGATGCTGGCGGTTTTTGAGAATTTAAATTTAAACGAGCCCAAAAACGGCTTTACTGTCGGTATCGAGGACGACGTGACCTTCACCTCGCTAAAAGTCGGCGAGAAAATTTCGCTAAGCGACGCAAGCGTGAAAGAGTGCTTATTTTACGGCCTTGGCGCGGACGGTACCGTTGGAGCGAATAAAAACTCCATCAAAATCATCGGCGATAAAACCGAGCTTTACGCGCAGGCGTATTTTGCCTACGACAGCAAAAAATCAGGCGGCTACACGCGCTCGCACCTGCGTTTTGGCAAAAACCCGATCCGCTCGACCTATCTCGTCTCAAATCCGCACTTCGTAGCCTGCTCGGTCGCGGCGTATCTTGAAATTTACGACGTCATAGACGGCATCCGCGAGGGCGGAACCTTCCTGCTAAACTCGATCTGGGACGCCGAGCAGACGGTTGCCAAACTGCCGAATAAAGTAAAGAAAATTTTAGCCTCCAAAAAGGTAAATTTCTACATCATCAACGCCACCAAGCTAGCCCGCGAGATCGGGCTTAAAAACCGCACGAATACCATCATGCAGTCGGCGTTTTTCAAACTCGCAGACATCATCCCTTTTGCCGACGCGCAAAAATACATGAAAGAGTACGCGCACAAAGCCTATGCCAAAAAGGGCGAAGCGATCGTGGAGATGAACTACAAGGCCATCGATATGGGCGCGGACGGGCTGGTTAAGGTCGCGGTCGACCCTAGCTGGGCAAATTTGACTGATGACGCCGCAAATGAAGAAAAATACGTCGGCGACGAATTTATAGAAAAAATCGTTAAGCCTATCAACGCCGCCAGGGGCGATAGCTTGCCTGTTTCAGCGTTTGTCGGATACGAGGACGGACACTTTAAATCAGGCACGACGGCGTACGAAAAACGCGGCATCGGCGTGATGGTGCCTAAGTGGATCGAGGAAAACTGTATCCAGTGTAACCAATGCGCCTTCGTCTGCCCGCACGCGGTCATCAGGCCGTTTCTAATCGACGAAAACGAGCTTGCCGCCGCTCCGCAAACGGTGCAAGATCACGTCCTCGACGCCAAAGGCAAAGAGGTAAAAGGATTAAAATATAAAATCCAGGTTAGCCCTCTAGACTGCACCGGCTGCGAATTGTGCGCCCAAAACTGCCCGAGCAAGGAAAAATCGCTCGTCATGGTGCCGCTAGCAGAGGAAATGGAGAAAAACGAGCAGGAAAACGCCGATTATCTATTTAAAAAGGTAACCTACAAAGACGATCTAATGAGTAAAGAAAGCGTCAAGGGCGTTGGCTTTGCGCAACCGTTATTTGAGTTTCACGGCGCATGCCCGGGTTGCGGCGAGACGCCTTATATAGGGCTTGTGACGAGGCTGTTTGGCGACCGTATGATAGTAGCAAACGCCACCGGATGTAGCTCGATCTACGGCGGTAGCGCGCCTTCGACGCCTTATACGACGAACAAAGAGGGCAAGGGCGTAGCGTGGGCAAATTCGCTGTTTGAGGATAACGCAGAGTTTGGCATGGGTATGAACGTCGCGGTAGAGACACTTCGCCACCGCATAGAAGACGTGATGCTACGCACCAAAGATGCCGCGCCAAATGCCCTGGCCGCGCTATACTCCGACTGGATCGCGCACAAAAACGACGGCGAGAAAACGACGCAAATCGCTAAAATTTTAACGCCGATTTTGGAGCAAAATTTAAGCGTCCCGGGCGTAAAAGAAATTTTAGAGCTAAAAAGATATCTCGTCAAGAAATCCCAGTGGATCATCGGCGGCGACGGCTGGGCGTACGACATCGGCTTTGGCGGGCTTGACCACGTGCTAGCTAGCGGCGAGAACGTAAACGTGCTCGTACTTGACACCGAGGTCTACTCAAACACCGGCGGCCAGAGCTCAAAATCAAGCCGCGAGGGCTCGATAGCGCAGTTTACCGCTAGCGGCAAGCCGATGCAGAAAAAAGACCTGGGCTACATCGCGATGACCTACGGAAATATCTTCGTTGCGCAGATCAACTCAAACGCGAGCCAAGCAAATACGATAAAAGCCATCGCCGCAGCAGAGGCCTACGATGGGCCTAGCCTCGTGATCGCGTATTCACCGTGTATCGCGCACGGTATAAAAGGCGGCATGGCGCTCTCGGGCGATCAAGGCGAGCTAGCGACCAAGTGCGGCTACTGGCCGACCTACGTCTACGATCCGCGCCTAATCAAAGAGGGCAAAAATCCGCTCAAAATGACCTCAAAAGAGCCTGATTGGTCGCTTTACGAGGAGTTTTTGCTAAACGAGGTTCGCTACAACTCGCTCAAAAAGACTAATCCACAGCACGCGGACGAGCTGCTAGCTAAAAACAAGGCCGACGCGCAAAGACGCTACCGCCAGCTAAAACGCCTAAGCTTGGCTGACTTTAGCGATGAGGTCGAGTCTAGCTCGGAAGCCCAGGCTAACGAAAACGCCGAGTAG